tgccgcttatgaagtttagacctagggtttgtgaagatgtttagtggttttacaggtatgttatttaatttttctccagttcgtctttgtttttgttttgtttctcaaTTGAATCATGAAAATTCGatcgatttcatgatgttttcactttctttttgcgGTTTTGGTAGTTCGATCTCATGATGCGTCTCTTGTTTTTCACGTGCTGCTGATTTTTAGACTATGAATCAACAATACATATTTGGTATACTGAAATATACtgctctaatcttgttgttttttatagttttggagatttttcttgtttgatccagaagtacatatatggaatactcaaataaaagtgtttcgattctattttttcatagattcgttacttgtttttcacatgcagctaaattttagattatgaatcagcagtgcatatatgatgtactgaaaaattatgctttaattttgttatttttgtaattttggatatttttcttcttcgatctagaagtatatatatggaatactggaaaaaaaagtgtttcgattctgttTTTTATGGATTCATTACAtggttttcacatgcagctgattttaatttcattttggttgttttttatatgcttttgagttgcttttgtgtatcaatcatcggtacgtatatgatatactggtggattttgatgaaacaagttcatatctaaataaaaaatcatgttttatgtttatttcattagtagatctgatatttttatggtttttggtttgtttttccagttttcttttgtgtattaaccatcagtacatatatgacatactgtttatttttgtgtttactatgaatttatagattttttcttatttttttggtttgatccaggagtacatatatggaatactgaaatatgtgctttgattcggttagattttacggattcatcacttcttcttgaCATTCAGTTAAGTTTTTCTCTACCTGATCAGGTGCGTATTAACTTTGATTCTTCATTTTTatttacttctttaaaaaaatgaGTTCGATAGACTTAGAAAATGAGTCTTTACAGGGATACCAGGTAACCCTAGATTTGTTAATTTTCAAAGCaccaaatttgaaattttgaagtttcgttcaaaaccctaattttgatttcctTGGATGAGCAAATTAGTTCTGAGCTACTAGAGGCATTATATGAGAAATTTCAGTCTGAATGTGCAAAGTTCTCGCAATATCAGGTCAGTTAAGGAATGCGGGACAATTTTCAGGTCTTAACATTACTTTGTTCTCATTTACTTGATTTCCTCTTGGAATCCACTTTGGATAACAATATTTTACCTTGATTTGTTCTTATGGGTATTTTATTTTGCAGTTTGATTTTCTTGCTTCTAGCTAATTTAGGATATCGATCCCGATGCAATAGGATTTCTCGGAATGTACTGCCTTTCTATTGGAGCttaacaataatttttctgtTTGACTAGATATTTCCCGGCATATGTTTAAGAATTACACATCATATACCAACTTGAACGAGTTCCCCAAGTTGCATGATGCTAGGTCATGTTTGAGGTGATTCACACTAAGAAAAATGTGGTTTGGGTTCTGATTTAGATGCGATTATTTTCGACTTAGCAGACCATCATTCTCAGATGTGAATGATGAATACAAATACAAAGGGTAATATCCGCCATCAGACGACATTCCATGTACAAAAAACTTTGCTCGCATTTAGAAAAATTTGTAATATTGTAGGTTTAGAAATCATATTCTATTGTGTTCATAATTATAGGCATAAATTTGGTGCATATCAAAGCACTTAAATGAATCTTAATTAGAGATTGCATAGGACGGACACAGAAATGACATGAGTTATTGCGagataaattaatcatcttttagATGCCTATATGATAACGATGTTTTACTTGCATTTGATAGTCTGTGTTGCAGCagaattgaaatgacaatggtgttgatgtagctgttacagttgtggtttaagctaagaatattgtgatgcagcaagatagaagattactgagaagatggagctgaaggcagtggtgaatggttgactgcagaggtgttggtgctgcaataaagtaaagtgaattgaggagtactcagattcctaagtagtgtagcagatgtgtactcatatttgtaagcagtgtggcagatatgtactcaaatttataAACAgtatagcagatatgtactcaaatttgtaaacagtgtatcagttatgtactcaaatctatggtagtatgttatttcacacgtacttaaacagtggagtatattagtcatttccatgttttcaaataactttgaaccttagaataagagtaaaatctagttggaccctgctataaataaccttatgggcttagaaccaaacaagaaattttccagaaCTCAAACCCACCGACCTATATCCAACACATATCCCCGCCAGTAACAGTGCCATCATTAATACCAGATCCATTAATCCCAAGTACATCAACATTAGTATTAATAAAATTGCTCGGGTTACCGGGGATAGCACCACCAATACCATTAATAATAATACCACCACCTTGATTATGATGGTTCACGACTACATATCCCCTCCAGTAACAGCACCATCGTTGATACCAGATCCATTAATCTCGAGTACATCAACATCAGtattaataaaattattgttAGGGTTACTGGGTATAGCAATAGTATTAGCATATCTACCATTAGATGTCGCAAATATAGCAGTAGCATTAGCTGCAGGTATAGTTCGTACTACTGGTGCTGGAGCATTATCGAGATTTGCCAATTTACGTTGAATTTCTTTCTGTTTCTCTCCGAGAAACCAAGAGAAATCAACTGAATCAGGATAAGCATCAGGAATAGAACACTCACCGGCCAGAGCATGATTGTAAATCCAGTTGATTTCAATATAACGATTTTCTCGTTGATAATTCTTCCACTGTTCGTTAATCTTGTCTATCCGGTTTCGTGCGtaactttctcgattcaattgtTTCTCGGTATTCCCGAGCATCTTTGGCAAGTTCTTGAACCTCGTGAGTACACGATGTGCTTCCGGTTTCGCTGGCCATATTTCTGGTTGTGGCTCATATGGTCCGTACACGACTGCACAAGCACTGACATCGCATAGGGTACTGAGTTGGCTTACTTTCTTCAACAAGCCATTTCTTCGCTTTCTGAATGTTGCTCTCCTTATATTAGCATCAGCAATATAAGCAAGCTTGATCTTCTTCCTTGTCATGAATGTATTATTATTGATCAAGGAAACAAAGGAAGAATACAAAAACAGGAGGAGACAATAAACGCACAATGATAGGAAAGAAAGAGATGTTTTTGTCAGAAACACAATGGTTGGtgagtgtatatatatatatagaatctGTAGAGAGAAAGAATGAATTGTAGATCCGTTGAGGCTTGAAAGATTTTCCTtgtatcttctttattatttGACAACTCATAACATAATCAATGCGATGATAATAATTAAAAATCTTGTAATAATCTAGTATTATGCCCCGGTAAATACTACTAAAATTTTTAATATTGTCACTCCTTATACACTGCATTTGATAGTTATCACTAGTACTTGTAATGTCTTAAATCCAATTGCCTATTTGAGTATTTTCGGATTGGAGACATGATTGTATAACAACGTGGGTTGGATTTCATACTATGTATACCTACACTTAAAGGAAAAAATAACTAAAGCATCAACAAGATTTCTTCTCAATTATTTTATTTGGAATTTTGGGCAAGTTTCTGATATGGATCACTTTTTTGACGTGGGCATGTGATTTCTATAAGGATTTGACATCTAGGGAATCCACGGCAGATTCCCCAGCTAGTTCTAGAGTTTACCTTATTATAGTATGAATTAGAAAAATAGAACGAATTCTGTACAATTTTATTTATAAGAATTTAAAAATAAATCAATTATTGGCTCGGTGATTTTGAATAAGAAATGGATCAACATTTATGTAAACTTGTCTATTTTTAACTCAAGATATTGTGGTTTTAAAGCTAAAATATAACCATAATTACATTGTTCTGTTTTTGTACTGgacaaattcaaattaaaatatGTGATTACATTGCAATTAAATTTTCTATATCATCAAAATCTAAAAACTTTATGACTAATCAGAAACAGAAAAATAGAGAATGCAACTTAAATTATGTATATAAAAAGAAAACATAGGTAACTAGTTGTAACCATATTGCATACTTAACATATTTgttaaatacaaaaccaaaatgaaagaaaaaacgtGTTGGTGAATGTAATTTATTTGTCATAAACTATCACCAAACTATACGACTATTTGATTTACTCGTCGTGTCTGCACACACGCTAACTAAAGAAAAGATGTACAACTCTTTATGGCAGACCTGCAATGAGATTTCACGTCAAGAAAACTCTTGCCACGGTTATTTAATTTGTGCATTTTTCGATTTTCTAGGTGGGATGTAAAGTGTGTCATATTGGAATGATGTGCTTGAAGGAACCAAACACGGATGTATTGTGAAGTGCGTGAATTGTGTTTTGAGAGAAAGGTTAGGGTTCCACCATTTATAGGACATAGAGAACACACTAATAAGGAATAACAAAACATAAAGTAAGTGACACTCTACTTACACTAATACCATCTAGCCCCCCCTCCACCCCACCCCCTCCCTCCCCCAAGCTAATGACTCAACAACTTACATTAACTTGCAAATACAAGAATGAATCGTAAGAACCTCAAGTCCTTTAGTGAAAACATCTGCAAGCTGATGTTGAGAAGGAACGTTTGCCAATTTCAGAATACATTTGACAACCAGTTATTGAATACAATGGTAGTCAACATCCATATGCTTAGTATGAGCATGGAGCACGAGATTGGTAACTAAAATGTTAGCCCCAATATTGTCACAGCAAAGATTAGCAAGTCCGGATCAAAAAAACCAACTCATTAAGTATATATGAAATCCACAGAAACTCTGAACTTGTGACCTCCAAAGTTTTATACTCTACTTGAGTGCTAGAGCGAGAAATAGTCGCTACTTTTTAGAATAGCAAGAAATAGTCGGCCACTTTTTAGAAAACCAAGAAATAAGAGAGTTTCCTAAGTAAATGCAGTAACCACTGGTTGATTTTCTAGTGTTAGGGCACACTTCCCAATCAGAATCAGAGTATGTAATAAGAACATCACACTTGTCAGCTGATAATCAGAGTATGTAATAAGAACATCACACTTGTCAGCTGATAGAATAACTCCAGAACTGATGGTTCCCTTAATATATCACAGCATGCGTTTAATAAATTGTAGATGAAAGGTGGTGGGTGCATGCATGAACTGAGAGATATAATTGAATAAAAAACACAAGTCAAATATAGTGAGAGTTAGGTATCGCAAACCTCCAACTAAGCTTCTGTAGAGGCTAGCATCTTCAAAAGGATCACCATTGTATAGCAAAATTCTTGGTCCCGTAGCAACATGTGTACTTACAGAACTGCAATTATGCATGTCATCTTTTTCCAATAATTGCAGAGCACATTTCTTTTGTGtgagaagaatatatatagaagACCTCCAACATTCaataccaaaaaaataatatagaGGACCTACATATTTCATACGGAATCCCTTGATCAAACCAACCACGAAGGAGTCTAGTAAAGCCGGAAAAGAACCAGGGAAAATTATGTCATACGCATACAACAGAAGTAGTAGTTGTTGTACCAGAAGTATAAGAAAACAAAGAGTAGTCACAAGCTGATCTTTGAAATCTATGGTTGTCCAAAAATTGGCTAGAcctttcaaaccaggctctaggagcTTGTTTGAGGCCATAAAGAGATTTCTTTAGGTGACATACATAGTCAAGCCTCAATTCATCAACAAACCTTTTGGTTAATCTATATAGATATATTCTTTTAAAAATCCATGGAAAAATTCATTGGACACATCTAACTGTCTGATATCCCATCCATTTGTAACTGCAATATTCAAGATACATCTAATAGCGGCAGTTGTTACAACCGGACTGAATGTTTCTTAGTAATCAACACCATCATGTTGAGTGTATCCTTATGCTACTAAACAAGCCTTGTACCTCTCCAAAGACCCATCACAGTTATACTTAATTTTTAGACCCACTTACTCCCTAAAACATTCATTCCTTCCAGAAATGTCTCTAAAACCCACGTCTCGTTGTCCTTGAGAGTAGTTTTCTAATTTTGCATAGCTACATACCCATTTCGGATTCTTGCTGCTTGTTTATTAGTTGGGTATTTAGTGATTGCTATGTTTGGATGGTTATAGCATGTGTGGCAGAGTAATATAGAGACAAGTGGCTACACTATAGCCACCTATTTTTGAAATTTAGTGTAAATCTATAGGTTTCTCAAAAATTCTTGTGGAGATAATTTTGGATGATAATATCAAAAAGTGCATGTTTTAAAAGAGATTTGATTTAACCCCACCAAAGATTCAAATAATAACCTTGGCTCCATATCCGAGTTTATGTTTCCCATTGTTTCACTTGTTTGTGATCCTTTTGGTTTTactttttgttttggcgggataGAATTTTGACAAGTCTTTTAACGCATTTTATTTATAGTTATACATAATTACGACATAATTTTTCCATATTGGTATGTGTGTATAAAGTGTTTCGACGAGTCTTTTAACGCAATTGGTTTATTATTATGTAATTACAACataattttctcgttcaagtggTAACGGATGAGGAGTTTTTTTAGTGTCTTTTTAACACAGTTTGTGTATTCTCTTGTACTTATGATATAATTTTCTCATGTCGTTGTTACAGATACTGTACTTAATTATTGTGTATCGTTTATGGCACTATGTCAATGCTTGTCGGCGGAAGTATTTTCTAGTCATTAATAATATGTATGCtcctttttaattattttattttactagGTAAGAAACAATATCTTGGTCATCATGCATCAAAGTTTTCAATATACGGCATAATTTTCTCATGCTGGTGTTTGTGGATGAGGAGCTTTTAACATGTCTAATTAAAACCGTTCGTTCAATTGCTTAATTATGACTGTTAAAATACTTGTTATTCATCTGTACTATAGATTTTTTGATGACAATGTTGTACTTCACTATTGTGTATCATTTATTGCTACTATATCAAAAGTTGTCGGTGGAAGATTATCTAATAATTAATAATGTATATGCACTTTTCTAATTACTGTAGTTCACAAAAATCAGTGTCGTGGTCATCACTCGTCCAATTTTTTAATATAGCTAGGCCAAGCGATTAATTATTTACGagaaaaatcatttttttctcaAAGTAAGGATGGATTATATACTGACTAGTTGGTGATCCATTTTACTGTTGTTGTTTTTAAGGAAAAAGTTAAAATTTTAACAGAAAACGAGGAGAAAAAATAAGAAGTACACAAGAAGATCAAAAAATTAATATAGAATAGGAAAATTTCCTAAGAAAGTTCATATTACTTCTTGAATGAAATGTTGCATCTATGCCTGCTCAAAAATTTGGAAGATGATAATAAAGATGACATTAGTAGTGCTCAAGATAAGGATACTGAAGACCCGATAACAATTGATACTAGTGAAGGCTCGTATTAAACGTTATACAAGACAGACAATGATGACATATAGACTCAAGCAGTCTAAATCATACTCTTGGTGGAGGAAAAAATGACTTTTGCAACGAAAATATAGGTTTTCGAGCTTCTTTTTGCTGCTTAGTTTTTAGCTATGTGCTTAGTTATTTCTTTGTTAGGTTGGTTCGTCGTTGTAACAGAGCTATATAAAGACAAGTAGATGCGTTGGACCTactttctttttaatttagtATAAATCTACTAGGATTTCTAAATAAATTAACATTTTTGTAGGGACAGTTTTGGATGATAATATTGAAATTTTAATTCTTTGTGGAgtaaaaaagtgcatatttagaAAGAGATTTGGTTGAACCCCACCTAAGATTCAAAGAATAACCTTGGCTTTACCACCGAGCTTGTTTTCCCTTTACTGCGCTTAATTTTCTCTTATATTTTACTGTTTATTTTGGCAAGTATGTTAACACATTGATTTACTGTTATGTAAGTATGCCATAATTTTTTCATATTGGTGTTAGTTTGAGAGGATAAAGTGTTTTCAACAAGTATTTTAACGTCATTGGAATATTATTTTGTAATTATAACATAATTTTCTTATGCTGGTGTTTGCGGATGAGGCGTTTTTTTTGGTGTATTTTTAAGGCAGTTTTTTTATTTCCATGTAGTTATAGTTACAATAAGGCATTTGCAACATGTCTTATTAAAACTGTTGGTTTAATTTCTTACGACTCTTAACATACTTCTTGTGCATACGTATAATCTGTGGATATTTTTAACGACGATACTAGACTTAATTATTGATTATCGTAACTAACCTTTTTGGCACTATATAAATGTCTGTCGGCGGAAGTAATCTCTAATCATTAGTGGTATGTAAGCGTCTTTATAATTATTGTAGTTTACTTTGATACATTGTGGTGGTCATCACCCGACAAGTTTTTCGATATATCTAGGTTCATGGGAAAGCGGTTATATACGAGAAATATCATTTTTTTCTCAAAGTAAGATGGGAGATATATTGTCTAGTTGCTGATCCAATTAACTGTTGTTTCTGTGAAGAAAAATGGttaaaaatttattataaaacgagaataaaaaaaaagaagtataAGAAGATCCAAAAACTCAAGTACAAATTAAAGAGAAACTGCCTAAGAAAGTTCTTATTTGTTTCTTGAGCCCATTTTGAATTCTGGGATCAGAACTTGATGGTGGAAATGTTGCACCTATACCTGCCCAAAATTTAGGAAGCTGATAGTAAAGAGGAAATTGGTAATGCTCAATATCATGATATTAAAACCCTACAACAGCGGATACTGGTGAAAGCTCATATTAAAAGTCGGGATACGAGACATACAATAATGGCATAGACATTTCAAAGAAGATTAAAGCTCTTGAAGAAATACCTAGAAGAAAACCTTTGACTTGTGAGTAAAATGTTGATAGAATTCTGCAGGTGAGTACATTACTAGGGTGAACAACGGAGGGAAAGAAAACATTATAAAGAATATCTTCAGTGGGATGGTTGAAAAGCAGAAAAATCCAAAACATAGGAAGAGTTGGATAGATTCAAGTGGAACGGAGACTCGAGCATGCCAAATTTGTCTCTTAGTAGTGGAAAAATGACTCTTGCAACGAAAAATAGGTCGTTGAGGGTTTATTTTCTGCTTGGTTTTTAGTTGTGCTTTTGGTTCTTACTTTGTTTGGCTTGTTATAGTCTTTGTGCAGAGCCATACAGAGACACGTGGATACATGATAACCACTTCTTTTTAAATTTTAGTGTAAATctgttagggtttctgaaaaattcACGTTTTTGTGGAGACAACTttgaataataatattaaaattttaGTTATTTGTCAATGTTCTGAAGAGATTTAGTTTACCTCACCAAAAATTTAATGAATAACCTCAGCTCcattaccaattttttttttccctttgttgCACTTGTTTGTGCTCCTCTTATATTTTACTTTTTGTTTTGGCAAGGTAGACACTATATGTTATTTTTTCTAATCACCTCTCTTTTCTACCCTGGTAAAATATTATGGCCAAGTGATCGATCTTTAATGGTTATACAAAAATATACATTTCTAAATTCGAAATATATCTACAATTTTTGGAACCAAAGTAAAGTATAACGAAATATAACAGGTATAAAAAGTACTTAGGTTCATGAGGGAAAATAATCTAAAAGATAATAAACTGTATATATAATTTCAAAAAATGGATGTAAGATCTCATTTGTATTAAATCAATTTGTTCATAGATCGGAGGGTATTACATGTGACTTTTATTATTTCAAGCATAATTTTATCATCTAAGACACCCCACGCAAACATGAAACAAAACCCTAATgcttcacaacaacaacaacaaaaaaaagaagaaaattagaagaaaaaaaacaaaacctaatGACCTGCTCAACGGAAAGATGTTTTTTCATAAAAATATGACGACACAAATAAACCAAAGGAAAACAAACATATTCAAAAACTATTCGCAGTATAAAACTGCGCGTTGATGAAATTAATCATTTGAATTAGTTTTTGGGTTAGCCATATATTATAATGCTACAGAGGTAATTCTAatccaatttttgtttttattattaggtgttttttttttttttgctttcattATTTTCATCCGTCTTAATTGTGTTTGCAGATCATCCAGTACATGACTGAAAGAGTTGACGTCGGTGATGCggagttttaaaaaaaattgatgcggTAAAAGCGGATGAAGAAAAGACGAACAAGTTTTCATTCAAATACAAtgaagaagaaattcaaaagaaaaagaagaaaatgagtAAATTGTCGAGTCACAAAAAACGCAGTCATCTCAGAGGTCAGATGGTTGGATTGACTGTGATTGCTACTTTGTTAGTAGGAATTGCATGTACTGGTATCATCAATCCACCAGGGGGAGTGTGGGGAGAGGATTCTAAAATTGATTCAGCTTCCGACCCTGTTCGTATGTGTTTTACGACATAATTTTTTCATATTGGTACGTGTTCATAAAGTTTTTTCGAAGAGTTTTTTAACACAATTGGTTTATTATTATGTAATTACATCACAATTTTCTCATTCAAGTGGTAACGGATGAGGAgttttttttagtgtatttttAACACAGTTTGTTTATTACGATACAATTTTCTCATGTCCTTGTTACGGATACTATACTTAATTATTGTGTATCATTTATGGCATTATGTCAATGCTATCGGCGGAAGTATTCTCTAGTAATTAATGATATGTATGCGCCTTTTTAATTATTTCTTTTCACTAGGTATGAAACAATATATTGGTCATCACGCATCAAAGTTTTCAATAGACGGCATAATTTTCTCATGCTGGTGTTTGCGGATGAGGAGCTTTTATCATGTCTAATTAAAACCGTTCGTTCAACTACTTAACTATGATTGTTAACATACTTGTTATTCATATGTACAATCTGTAGATTTTTTGACGACGATTGTACTTAACTTTTTTGTGTCATTTATTGCCACTATATCAAAAGTTTTCGGTGGAAGTATTATCAAATCATTAATGATGTATATGCGCTTTTATAATTACCGTGGTTCACAAAGAATCAGTGTCGTGGTCATCACTCGTCAAATTTTTTTAATATGGCTAGGACAAGAGATTAATtatttacaagaaaaattattttttgctCAAAGTAAGGATGGATTATATACCGGCTAGTTGGTGATCCGTTTTACTGTtgtttttttgaaggaaaaagtTAAACTTTTAATAGAAACAAGGAGAAAAAAAACAAGTACACGAAAAGATCAAAAAATGAAAGTAGAATAGTAAAATTGCCTAAGAAAGTTTCTATTGGTTCTTGATCATGTTTAGTATTATGGAGTCGAAACCTGACAATGAAAATGTTGCATCTATACCTGCTCGAAAATTTGGAAGATGATAATAAAGAGGAAATTAGTAATGCTCAAGATAAGCATATTGAAGACCCGATAACAATTGATACTAGTACTGAAGGCTCGTATTAAAAGTAAAGTCGAAATACAAGACACATAATGATGACATAAAGGTA
This genomic stretch from Papaver somniferum cultivar HN1 chromosome 5, ASM357369v1, whole genome shotgun sequence harbors:
- the LOC113279777 gene encoding agamous-like MADS-box protein AGL80; its protein translation is MTRKKIKLAYIADANIRRATFRKRRNGLLKKVSQLSTLCDVSACAVVYGPYEPQPEIWPAKPEAHRVLTRFKNLPKMLGNTEKQLNRESYARNRIDKINEQWKNYQRENRYIEINWIYNHALAGECSIPDAYPDSVDFSWFLGEKQKEIQRKLANLDNAPAPVVRTIPAANATAIFATSNGRYANTIAIPSNPNNNFINTDVDVLEINGSGINDGAVTGGDM